In Candidatus Kaelpia aquatica, the following are encoded in one genomic region:
- a CDS encoding NifU family protein, whose amino-acid sequence MRERIEEALNGIRPMLQADGGDVELIDVTDDGVVKVKLKGACGSCPMSSYTLKMGIEQRLKEEVPEVKEVISV is encoded by the coding sequence ATGAGAGAGAGAATTGAAGAGGCACTCAATGGTATCAGGCCTATGCTTCAGGCTGATGGCGGCGATGTTGAACTTATCGACGTAACTGATGATGGAGTTGTAAAAGTAAAGCTTAAAGGTGCCTGCGGGTCTTGTCCTATGAGCAGCTATACTTTAAAGATGGGAATAGAGCAGAGACTAAAAGAAGAAGTTCCCGAAGTAAAAGAGGTTATATCTGTTTAA
- a CDS encoding L-lactate dehydrogenase, giving the protein MNNLNPKVSIIGAGNVGMRYAYALTIKGLAREIVIVDLDKERLSGEVMDLSHTAPYVSPVEIIGGDYSDTVGSDLVVITAGAKQEVGQSRLDLIEANVKLFKKIIPLLMQYTPEAIFLNVTNPVDLLSYVSYKLSSKPSNEVIGSGTVLDTARFRNLLAHHVGVDPRNIHAYILGEHGDSEFPVWSKAMVGGVLFKDYCPKCCRRGESCSHQEELGKIFKEVKDSAYNIIERKGETSYGIGLALVRITEAILNNENAILPVSSLMQGYLGIKDLYLSLPSVVNRSGLDYVLNIELNEEEQKSLKNSAEIIREKLNKVGF; this is encoded by the coding sequence ATGAATAACTTAAATCCAAAGGTATCTATCATAGGCGCTGGCAATGTAGGTATGCGCTATGCCTATGCTCTTACAATAAAAGGTTTAGCTAGAGAGATTGTTATAGTTGATCTTGATAAGGAGAGGCTCAGCGGTGAAGTCATGGATCTATCTCATACAGCACCATACGTATCTCCTGTTGAGATTATTGGAGGAGACTACTCAGATACTGTCGGGTCTGATCTAGTTGTTATTACTGCCGGAGCAAAGCAGGAAGTAGGGCAGAGCCGATTAGATCTTATCGAAGCCAATGTTAAATTATTTAAAAAAATAATACCGCTCCTTATGCAGTATACTCCGGAGGCAATATTTTTAAATGTCACAAATCCGGTTGACTTACTAAGCTATGTAAGTTACAAGCTTTCATCTAAACCATCAAATGAGGTTATAGGTTCAGGCACTGTCTTAGATACTGCAAGGTTTAGAAATTTGCTTGCTCATCATGTCGGGGTTGATCCTAGAAATATACATGCCTATATCTTAGGCGAACATGGTGATAGCGAGTTTCCTGTCTGGAGCAAAGCTATGGTTGGCGGAGTTTTGTTTAAAGACTATTGCCCTAAGTGTTGCAGGAGAGGTGAGAGCTGCAGTCATCAAGAAGAGCTGGGTAAGATATTTAAAGAAGTAAAAGATTCTGCCTACAATATAATAGAGAGAAAAGGCGAGACATCTTATGGCATTGGGCTTGCTCTGGTCAGGATAACAGAGGCGATATTAAATAATGAGAATGCAATACTTCCTGTCTCGTCTCTTATGCAGGGTTACCTTGGCATCAAGGATCTCTATCTAAGCCTGCCCTCTGTTGTTAATAGAAGCGGTCTAGACTATGTGCTTAACATAGAGCTTAATGAAGAAGAGCAGAAGTCATTAAAGAACTCTGCAGAGATTATAAGAGAGAAATTAAACAAGGTTGGATTTTAA
- a CDS encoding OsmC family protein, with translation MQLDLDLELKGEEFDVRSKSSGVNFKIGFTEESQSEPNPLEVFLSSVASCVGVFAVKYLKGAKIDFNKLNINVKSSLIQQGSMKLDNIVLSLDTDAELAGRREAFLRFIRKCPIHNTILDTDRVEFVLKEQ, from the coding sequence ATGCAGTTAGATCTTGATCTTGAATTAAAAGGAGAAGAGTTTGATGTTAGATCGAAGAGCAGCGGAGTAAATTTTAAAATTGGTTTTACAGAAGAGAGCCAGAGTGAGCCTAACCCGTTAGAGGTATTCTTATCTTCAGTTGCATCTTGTGTGGGAGTATTTGCGGTTAAATATCTTAAAGGAGCAAAGATTGATTTTAATAAATTGAATATTAATGTTAAGTCTAGCTTAATACAGCAAGGCAGTATGAAGTTAGATAACATAGTCTTGTCCTTAGATACCGATGCAGAATTAGCAGGCCGTAGAGAAGCTTTTTTAAGGTTTATACGTAAATGTCCTATACATAACACTATTTTAGATACAGACAGAGTAGAGTTTGTTTTAAAAGAACAGTAA
- a CDS encoding DUF378 domain-containing protein, which yields MKKLAQFLVIVGGLNWGLVGFLNVDLIARIFGELSAASRTINVLMGLSALYLVVALLRKR from the coding sequence ATGAAGAAGCTGGCTCAGTTTTTAGTGATAGTTGGAGGTTTAAACTGGGGTCTGGTTGGTTTTTTAAATGTTGACCTTATTGCCAGGATCTTCGGTGAACTCTCAGCAGCATCAAGAACTATCAATGTCCTTATGGGTCTCTCAGCGCTTTATCTAGTCGTTGCTCTGCTAAGGAAAAGATAG
- a CDS encoding DUF4325 domain-containing protein, producing MSVKDTILSRLKQNSYVTTEDIVKSTGLTRQGVHKHIKELVSKGVVKKIGNTKGVKYTLRDKRIDDLTIKLEKSYLLHNLKEDLVFNKINIQYDLKHQLRKNIFDVLSYAFTELLNNAIDHSQSKKSKIKLKIDNYNIDLSINDWGIGIFKNIKDKFDLKDEYEALQELIKGKTTTAEQHHSGEGLFFTSKASDKLIIKSHDIEITFDNIKNDLFTKKIKYKQGTLVNFKISKNSKKRLKTIFDDYGNEEYDYEFSKTSVTVNLFTRAKDSYVSRSEAKRLLHNLDRFKEIALNFKDVKGIGQGFADEIFRVFKNKNLNIKIQTLNANKTIKSMIQHVG from the coding sequence ATGAGTGTAAAGGATACCATCCTAAGTAGACTAAAACAGAACAGTTATGTTACGACTGAAGATATAGTTAAATCCACAGGATTAACTAGACAAGGAGTACATAAACATATCAAAGAGTTAGTCTCTAAAGGAGTGGTTAAAAAAATTGGTAATACTAAGGGTGTAAAATATACCCTAAGAGATAAGAGAATAGATGATCTAACAATAAAGCTAGAAAAATCTTACTTACTTCACAATTTAAAAGAAGATCTGGTCTTCAATAAAATTAACATTCAATATGATTTAAAACATCAATTAAGAAAAAATATATTTGATGTTTTATCATATGCTTTTACAGAATTATTAAACAATGCAATAGATCATTCTCAATCAAAAAAATCTAAGATTAAATTAAAAATTGACAACTATAATATAGATTTATCAATCAATGATTGGGGAATAGGAATATTTAAAAATATCAAAGATAAATTTGACTTAAAAGATGAATATGAAGCTTTACAAGAATTAATCAAAGGCAAGACCACTACGGCAGAACAACACCATTCTGGAGAAGGATTATTTTTTACATCTAAAGCCTCTGATAAGCTTATTATAAAAAGTCACGATATAGAGATTACCTTTGATAATATCAAAAATGACCTCTTTACAAAAAAAATAAAATATAAACAAGGAACTTTGGTAAATTTTAAAATTAGCAAAAATTCTAAAAAAAGATTAAAAACTATATTTGATGATTACGGTAACGAAGAATATGATTATGAATTTTCAAAAACTTCAGTAACAGTAAATCTTTTTACTAGAGCAAAAGATTCTTATGTTTCCCGCTCTGAAGCCAAAAGACTATTGCACAATTTAGATAGATTTAAAGAGATAGCACTTAATTTTAAAGATGTTAAAGGCATAGGCCAAGGCTTTGCTGATGAAATATTTAGAGTATTCAAAAACAAAAATTTAAATATAAAAATACAGACTCTTAATGCTAATAAAACCATTAAATCGATGATACAGCATGTTGGTTGA
- a CDS encoding Fur family transcriptional regulator, with the protein MVISLSMENSLKCLSEADIRITPQRLAVYKVLSKGGHLRADYIYKEVGRLFPSISFATVYTILQLFKNKELALESRIDFERSTFEIRTDSHHHFMCRECDKIIDIDIPFCSALTKMKVSGLTIEDFHGYFYGLCKECKKKKKDA; encoded by the coding sequence ATGGTAATATCTCTCTCTATGGAAAATAGTCTTAAATGTTTAAGTGAAGCTGATATCAGGATTACTCCTCAGAGGCTTGCTGTGTATAAAGTTTTAAGTAAGGGGGGTCATCTTAGAGCAGATTATATATATAAGGAGGTAGGTAGACTATTTCCTTCGATATCTTTTGCTACGGTCTATACGATTCTGCAGCTATTTAAGAATAAAGAGCTGGCGCTAGAAAGCAGGATAGACTTTGAAAGATCTACTTTTGAGATTAGGACAGACTCTCACCATCACTTTATGTGTAGAGAGTGTGATAAGATTATTGACATAGATATACCGTTCTGCAGCGCCCTTACCAAGATGAAAGTGAGCGGTCTTACTATTGAGGATTTTCATGGCTATTTTTACGGTCTATGTAAAGAGTGCAAGAAGAAGAAAAAAGATGCTTAA
- a CDS encoding SufD family Fe-S cluster assembly protein yields the protein MSKQLLEEFNQKDREAIASSGMDETESTRSASFLQSDDKIHFSHSLSDGIEILSIEDALSKYSEVSDYYGRAFKALNKDFPADTRGGYFIRVRKGKTIELPIQSCLFLKDSGFKQQVHNIVIIEDGAKVHLITGCSASHSAKEAHHLGISEFFIGKGAHLNFTMIHSWKEDVTVKPMSVALVEEGGSFVSNYICLKPVGEITMYPTAVLQGENSRASFNSLLLTHPGSFQDIGSRVIFKAKNTSAEIVARAVSLGGKAIARGHLKAEDTDIKAHLECRGLIISDKGIIHAIPELETEFRDVEMSHEAAIGKISREEIEYLCSRGFSHEEAQSIIIRGFMDVEILALPDILKKEIKDLEDKTLRGSL from the coding sequence ATGTCCAAACAACTCTTAGAAGAATTTAATCAAAAAGATAGAGAGGCTATTGCTTCCTCTGGAATGGATGAGACAGAGAGCACTAGGTCTGCCAGCTTTTTACAGTCTGATGATAAGATTCATTTCTCTCATTCTCTTTCAGACGGTATTGAAATTCTATCAATAGAAGATGCGCTTTCTAAATATTCTGAAGTCTCAGATTATTACGGCCGGGCCTTTAAGGCATTAAATAAAGATTTCCCTGCTGATACAAGAGGTGGGTATTTCATAAGAGTTAGAAAAGGTAAGACTATTGAGCTGCCTATCCAATCATGCCTCTTCCTTAAAGATTCTGGTTTTAAGCAGCAGGTGCACAACATTGTAATAATTGAGGATGGTGCTAAGGTTCATCTTATCACTGGCTGCTCTGCATCTCATTCTGCTAAAGAAGCACATCACCTGGGTATATCTGAATTTTTCATAGGTAAAGGAGCCCACTTAAACTTTACTATGATCCATTCTTGGAAAGAAGACGTAACAGTTAAACCTATGAGTGTTGCTTTAGTTGAAGAGGGTGGGAGTTTTGTCTCTAATTATATCTGCTTAAAACCCGTTGGAGAGATCACTATGTATCCTACGGCTGTTCTTCAAGGAGAGAACTCTCGGGCCAGTTTTAATTCATTGTTACTTACTCACCCCGGATCGTTTCAGGACATAGGAAGCCGTGTTATCTTTAAAGCTAAAAATACTTCAGCTGAAATTGTTGCTCGGGCGGTAAGTTTAGGAGGCAAGGCTATTGCAAGAGGACATTTAAAAGCAGAAGATACTGATATCAAAGCCCACCTTGAGTGTCGAGGTCTTATAATAAGCGATAAAGGAATAATACATGCTATACCTGAACTTGAGACTGAGTTTAGAGATGTTGAGATGTCACATGAAGCAGCTATAGGAAAGATAAGCCGGGAGGAGATTGAGTATCTCTGCTCCCGCGGTTTTAGCCATGAAGAAGCCCAATCAATAATCATAAGAGGATTTATGGATGTTGAGATACTTGCTTTGCCGGATATACTTAAGAAAGAGATAAAAGATCTTGAGGATAAGACACTTCGGGGAAGTCTCTAG
- a CDS encoding ABC transporter ATP-binding protein: MAIFTVYVKSARRRKKMLNIRNLTIGIGDKDIIRNINLSLGEAEIMVLFGPNGSGKSTLIKTILGFSGYKIKEGEIEFNSKNLENLSIEQRVKLGIGIMYQHPPKIRGVRLRQLAEFLSDDKDRIAHLAEELSLEGHLDREINLGFSGGEIKRAELFQILLQRPSLLFLDEPESGVDIENISIMGKALNGYLKESRAQALIITHTGYILDYVDAGTSSVMVDGHISCSGHPRKIFKSIQEHGYDKCRECQCPNNS, translated from the coding sequence ATGGCTATTTTTACGGTCTATGTAAAGAGTGCAAGAAGAAGAAAAAAGATGCTTAATATTAGAAATCTTACAATCGGTATTGGAGATAAGGATATTATTAGAAATATCAACCTCTCTTTAGGGGAGGCTGAGATTATGGTTCTATTTGGGCCTAATGGCAGCGGTAAGAGTACTCTCATAAAGACGATATTAGGTTTTAGCGGTTATAAGATTAAAGAGGGAGAGATAGAATTTAATTCTAAGAATCTAGAGAATCTTTCAATAGAGCAGAGGGTTAAGCTCGGTATTGGAATTATGTATCAACACCCTCCAAAGATAAGAGGAGTGAGACTGCGTCAATTGGCAGAGTTTTTATCTGACGATAAAGATAGGATAGCGCATCTTGCAGAAGAATTATCACTAGAGGGGCATCTTGACCGTGAGATTAACCTAGGTTTCTCAGGCGGTGAGATCAAAAGAGCTGAGCTCTTTCAGATTCTTCTTCAACGCCCTTCACTTCTTTTTCTGGATGAACCTGAGTCCGGAGTGGATATTGAAAATATCTCTATAATGGGCAAGGCTTTAAATGGATATTTAAAAGAGAGCAGAGCTCAAGCACTTATCATTACTCATACTGGATATATTCTTGATTATGTCGATGCCGGTACATCATCTGTTATGGTTGATGGTCATATATCTTGTTCAGGTCATCCTCGCAAGATATTTAAATCTATACAAGAACATGGTTACGATAAATGCAGGGAGTGCCAATGTCCAAACAACTCTTAG